In Penicillium oxalicum strain HP7-1 chromosome I, whole genome shotgun sequence, a single window of DNA contains:
- a CDS encoding General amino acid permease AGP2, with translation MSHGKDLGAHSPIVASIQRTESPSDGPDPESKPNKASTVEDVVVGKGVAGNAASSIDDGSMKASDDHTRRKLKPRHLQLIGIGGTIGTALYVQIGNSLRTSGPASLLLGFGICKPSRHRATAPEDGQRSPDILVPICATPHPKPMQLNDITYPTWPRMKLPNALKRLILCLAEMVTYLPISSPFIRFAGRYVDEALGVAAGYNFFIFEAALVPFEIVAISLIVRYWTTVIPVAAMNVIILVLYTVINVFAVKWYGEAEFWLSLGKVLLSIGLIFYTFIVMVGGNPLGDRFGFRYWNEPGAFNEYYKTGDTGKFLGFLSALIAASFTIAGPDYVSMAAGETINPRVVLPKAFNGVFYRLTAFFVLGVLCVGILVPYNDPTMADAFENGKPGAAASPYVISMDRLRIPVLPHIVNAVVLTAAFSAGNSYVYCASRSLYGLALEGKAPQILTKCTKKGVPIYCVAVVLLIALLSFLQVSNGASVVLAWFVNLVTASQLINFSVCTFTYIRFKKALDTQGISRSTLPYRSWFQPYIAYVACTATTVMAFVGGYTVFLPGNWSVPTFLFSYTMIGVFPILYFGWKIFHQTKFLKPEEVDLISGVAEIEDYTRDYVPTPPK, from the exons ATGTCGCACGGGAAAGATCTCGGCGCTCATTCTCCCATCGTTGCCTCGATACAGCGCACCGAGTCACCCTCGGACGGTCCCGACCCCGAAAGCAAGCCCAACAAAGCATCGACCGTGGAAGATGTAGTCGTGGGCAAGGGTGTCGCGGGCAATGCAGCTTCGTCAATTGATGATGGCTCCATGAAAGCGAGTGATGATCATACACGACGCAAGTTGAAACCGCGCCATCTACAGTTGATCGGCATTGGAGGCACAATTGGTACAGCATTGTATGTGCAGATTGGGAACAGTCTCCGCACTAGTGGACCAGCAAGTTTGTTGCTCGGCTTTGGTATCTG CAAGCCAAGTAGGCATAGAGCGACAGCCCCCGAAGACGGCCAAAGATCGCCTGATATACTCGTTCCCATTTGCGCCACTCCCCATCCGAAGCCCATGCAACTGAACGATATCACATACCCAACCTGGCCCAGAATGAAGCTGCCGAATGCCCTAAAACGTCTCATAC TCT GTCTTGCCGAGATGGTCACTTATCTGCCCATCTCCTCACCGTTCATTCGATTCGCGGGTCGGTACGTCGATGAGGCGCTCGGTGTTGCAGCTGGCTACAACTTTTTCATCTTCGAAGCCGCTCTCGTGCCCTTTGAAATTGTCGCCATCAGCTTGATTGTGAGATACTGGACGACTGTGATCCCGGTTGCTGCAATGAACGTGATCATTCTTGTGCTCTACAC AGTTATCAATGTTTTTGCGGTCAAATGGTACGGCGAGGCCGAATTTTGGCTCTCCCTGGGAAAAGTCCTCCTCAGCATTGGGCTCATCTTCTACACCTTCATCGTCATGGTCGGAGGTAACCCGCTTGGAGATCGATTTGGCTTCCGGTATTGGAACGAGCCCGGTGCTTTCAACGAGTACTACAAAACTGGCGACACGGGCAAATTCCTTGGCTTCTTGTCGGCACTGATCGCTGCCAGTTTCACTATTGCTGGGCCAGACTACGTCTCCATGGCGGCCGGCGAGACGATCAATCCTCGTGTCGTCTTGCCAAAGGCGTTCAACGGTGTCTTCTACCGACTGACGGCGTTCTTCGTGCTCGGCGTGCTGTGCGTTGGTATTCTTGTCCCATACAACGATCCGACCATGGCTGATGCCTTTGAGAACGGTAAGCCCGGCGCGGCTGCATCGCCATATGTGATCTCGATGGATCGACTGCGAATTCCTGTACTACCACATATTGTCAACGCCGTTGTGCTCACCGCCGCATTTAGTGCGGGCAACAGTTATGTCTACTGCGCCAGTCGCAGTCTCTATGGTCTTGCCTTGGAGGGCAAGGCCCCTCAAATCCTCACCAAATGCACCAAAAAGGGTGTCCCCATTTACTGCGTCGCCGTGGTCTTGTTGATTGCGTTGCTAAGCTTCCTTCAAGTGTCGAATGGCGCATCCGTGGTGCTGGCCTGGTTTGTTAATCTG GTCACTGCGTCCCAACTCATCAACTTCTCCGTGTGTACGTTCACCTATATTCGCTTTAAAAAGGCGCTCGATACACAGGGTATTTCACGATCGACTCTGCCCTACCGGAGCTGGTTCCAGCCCTATATCGCCTATGTGGCTTGCACAGCAACTACAGTGATGGCTTTTGTCGGTGGTTACACTGTCTTCTTGCCGGGTAATTGGTCTGTCCCTACATTCTTGTTCTCCTACACCATGATCGGAGTGTTCCCGATTTTGTACTTTGGTTGGAAAATCTTCCATCAAACCAAATTCCTCAAGCCAGAAGAGGTAGATTTGATTTCTGGTGTGGCGGAAATTGAAGATTATACACGGGACTATGTGCCCACGCCGCCTAAGTGA